DNA from Gemmatimonadota bacterium:
CGCGGGCTCGGATGCCCATGCGTGGTTCCTGGGCATGAAGCCTCGCTGCAACACGGTCGAGGTGGAGACCGCGCTACGATCGAGCGCTCCTCCGCAGGGGTGGGAGGGACAGGGCTTCGCGGCCGCCTGCCTGGCGCTGGCCGGACGCACCGACGATGCGCGCGAACGACTCGCCGGCCTGGATGCCGACGCACGGTGGAGGGCCGCGGGAATTGTCTTCGACATAGGGCATCCGGTCGCAGACGCGGGAGACGACATCTCCGCCGCACCCATCATGGAGCTGGTGGTGGAGTTCTGGCCCAACCACTACATGGCGCTGTACCACGCGGGCGCGGCCCGCTTCGAGCTGGGTCAGCTGGCCGCGGCGCGGCCCTATCTCGAGTCGTTCCTGCGGGAGTACGGAGTCGAGGACGGCTGGACCGGGAGCGCTCGACGGATGCTGGAGGAGATGGAACCCTAGCGATTGCGCATATGCTCCGCGACGGAGCGCGCGATCTTCTGCTGGGCCACGGGCAACGCCAATCCCTCCGCTTCCGCCAGCGTGACCCAGCGCGCCGACGCGGCGGAGTGGCCCAAGCCGGCGAGCACGGCTCGCGGGTCCACCTCGGGGCGCTCGAGCTGCACCAGCAGCGGGTGGTAGGTGGCCTTGAGGTGACTGAACTGGTGATCCACCGCGGGAAGGGCGCTGCGGCAGCGCTCGGGGACCGCCACCATCTCGCGGGCCGGAAACTCCCACATGCGCGCCAGCAACCCCTCGTCGGGGCGTTGCACCAGGACGGTGCGGCCCTCATCCGTCCACACGACGAGGCTCAGGTAGTGGAGGTGGGGTACCGGCCCGCGCTTTCGAGGCGGAGGTCTCAGCGCCACGGTGCCCCGCTCGAGTGCCGCACAGCGAAAGGCCAGCGGACACGCGTCACAGCTCGGAGCGCGTGGCGTGCATACGGTGGCACCCAGCTCCATGAGCGCCTGATTGAAGTCGCCGGGGCGTCGGCGATCGAGCAAGGCTTCGGCGGCCGCCCACAGCTCGGACTCGTCGGGCGCCTCCAGGTCGAACAGGCGAGACAACACACGCCGTACATTCCCGTCCACGACCGGCTCGGGCACCCCGAACGCGATGCTCGCTACGGCGCCCGCAGTGTAGCGCCCCACTCCCGGCAGGTCGCGTAGAGCGACGGCATCGCGGGGGATGACGCCGCCGTGACGGTCGCGCACCGCCTGGGCGGCCCGATGCAGGTTGCGCGCTCTGGAGTAGTAGCCCAGCCCCTTCCAGATCGGCAGCACGTCGTCGACGTCGGCCGCGGCCAGCGACGAGAGCGTGGGGAAGCGCTCCAACCAGCGCTCGAAGTAGGGGATGACGGTCTCGACCCGCGTCTGTTGGAGCATGATCTCCGACACCCACACCCGGTAGGGATCATCCGTGCCGCGCCAAGGCAGCTCCCGCCGGGTGGCGTCGTAGAAAGCGAGCAGGGCCCGCCGCAGCGGTGCCAGTGGTTCGGAACCGTTCACGTAGACAAAGCTACGGTACCTCCGCGCGGATGGGGTACCCGGGCGTCGGGAGTTCGCAGGCCGGCCGGGCGCCCCGGCACGTCCATGGCGCTTCTCCGCCTGCCTGGGGTATGGTTCGAGACGGCCGGGAGGGGCCATGCGCTATACCACCTACACCAAGTTCAAAGGCGGCTGGGCCGACGCGCTCAACATCGAGGCGCTGCTCGAGCACATGGCCGACTTCCTGTTGGATGCCGGCTTCGCCGGCGGGCCGCACTTCCACCCCTACTGGGGCTGGTCCGGCACGGAGGACACCGATTCCACCGACGCGCTCAAGCGGGCGCTGCTGGAAGCCCTGCTCAAGAGCGGCCAGCTGACGCCGGAGATGCTGGCCGAGCTCCGGGGAGAGGGCGAGGGAGACGAGGCCGTGCGCCAGCAGATCGCTCAGCTCCTGGACGACCTGGTCCAACGACTGGTGGAGGAGGGGTTCATCACCCTGGGGGACGGCGAGCCGCGGGTGCCGGGAGCCACCTACGACGTGACGGGCCAGGGCAACATCGACGAAGCCCGGGAAGCGGCCATGTCCGTCAACTTCGACCTGACCGCCAAAGGCATGGACTTCCTGGGCTATCGATCGCTCCGGAGGCTGTTGTCCGCCATCGGCAACGCCGACTCGGGCCAGCACGAGACCACGGACCTGTCCACTGGAGTGGAGGTCGACGCGGCCAGCCGACCCTACGAGTTCGGGGACACCCTCAACCTCGACATCCCGGCCACGCTCAAGAGCGCCATCCAGCGGGAAGGGATGGGCATCCCGCTGGCACTCGACTATTCGGACCTCCAGGTGATGCAGACCGAGCGGCGCTCCTCCTGCGCCACGGTGCTCATGCTGGACATCTCTCACTCCATGGTGCTCTACGGCGAGGATCGCTTCGCCCCCGCCAAGAAGGTGGCCCTGGCGCTCTCCCACCTGATCCGCACCCAGTTCCCGGGCGATTCCCTGCGCGTGCTCACGTTCGGCGACCGGGCGCAGGAGATCCCCCTGTCGCAGCTCTCCAAGGCCCAGGTGGGGCCCTACCACACCAACACGGCCGAAGGACTGGAGCTGGCCCGCCGCATCCTGCTCGCACAAAAGAAGGACATGCGGCAGATCATCATGATCACCGACGGCAAGCCCAGCGCGCTCACGTTGGCGGACGGGCGCATCTACACCAACTCGGGGGGCCTGGACCCCCAGATCCTCAGGCGCACCTTCCGGGAAGTGGCTGCCTGCCGGAAGGCCGGGATCCTGATCAACACGTTCATGTTGGCCCGAGACCCCGCGCTCGTGCAGTTCGTGCAGAGGGTCTCGGAGATCGCGCGTGGAAAGGCCTACTTCACCACCACCATGACGCTGGGCCAGTACCTCATGATGGACTTCCTCAAAGGGAAGGGCCGGCGGGTAGGGTAGGCGTCCCTGCGGACAGCGATCGTAGCGACGGGGGATTTCCTTGCCGGGGTCGGCGGAGTCCTCCCATGATACCCCCCGACCTTCCGGCCCGGCCGCCTTCAGGTCCGGGACCAGAGGGTCGTTCTGCGAAACAGAGAGGCCCTGCGCATGAAGCCCACCGACGTCCTGTCCGACCCGAGCTACTACCACAAGGTCGTCGATTGTCAGTGGGCCTGTCCGGCCCATACCAACGTTCCCGAGTACATCCGCCTGATCGCCCAGGGGCGCTTCACGGACTCGTACTGGCTCAACCGCGCCTCGAACGTCTTCCCGGGGATCCTGGGCCGTACCTGCGACCGACCCTGCGAGCCCGCGTGTCGCCGCACGCGAGTGGACGGCAAGCCGGTCGCCATCTGCAGGCTCAAGCGGGTGGCCGCCGACCACCGCGATCCAGGCGACGACCGCCGCTTGCCGGTGCCTGCCGTGAAGAACGGGAAGCGCATCGCGCTGGTGGGCGCGGGACCCGCTTCCCTGACGGTCTGCAACGACTTGATGCCGCTCGGCTACGAGTGCACCGTCTACGAGAAGCTCAGCCGTCCCGGGGGGCTGATGCGCATCAACATCCCCTCGTTCCGTCTCCCGCCCGAGGTCCTCGACAGCGAGATCGACCTGATCCTCGACATGGGAGTCGACGTGCGCTACGAGACGCCCATCGACAGCATGAAGGCACTGCTCGAAGAGGGCTACGACGCCGTGTTCGTCGGATCGGGTGCGCCCAAGGGCAAGGAGCTGGAGCTCCCCGGCCGGCAGGAGGGCGCGGCCAACATCCACATCGGCATCGAGTGGCTGGCCAACGTGCATTTCCAGCACATCGACCGGATCGGCTCTCGCGTGCTGGTGATCGGAGTGGGCAACACGGCCATGGACTGCTGTCGCTCGGCCAAGCGCCTGGGCGGCACGGACGTGAAGGTCATGGCCCGCCGCGGCCGCAGGCAGTTCAAGGCCTCCCCCTGGGAGTTGGAGGACGCCGAGGAGGAGCAGGTCGAGATCATCGAGAACCACTCGCCCAAGCGCTTCGTGATCGAGAACGGACGCCTGACCGGCATGGAGTTCGAGGTGGTCGAGTGGGTGAAGGGCGACGACGGGCGCACCCGCATGAACGTGCTGGACACGGTCATCATCCCCGCAGACGACGTGATCCTGGCCATCGGGCAAGACAACGCGTTCCCCTGGATCGAGCGCGACATCGGCATCGAGTTCGGCGACTGGGACATGCCGGTCGTGGACCGCACCACCTTCATGTGCTCGCGGCCAGGCGTATTCTTCGGGGGAGACGCCGCCTGGGGGCCGGAGAACATCATCTGGGCCGTGGAACACGGGCATCAGGCCGCCATCTCCATCCACCAGTATTGCGAGGGGCTCTCGCTGACGGATCGGCCACCGCAGGGCATGAACCTCTACAGCACCAAGATGGGCATGCACGAGTGGACGTATTCCAACAACTACGACCCCGCGGCCCGGGCCAAGATGGTGCACGCCGATCTGCAGGCGCGCTTCCAGGAGATGGATCTCGAGGTCGAGCTGGGCTTCAACGCCGAGCAGACCGCCCACGAAGTGCAACGCTGCCTGAATTGCGACATCCAGACGCACTTCACGGCGTCGCTGTGCATCGAATGCGACGCTTGCCTCGACATCTGCCCGACCAACTGCCTGACCATCACCTGGAACGGTGAGGAGGAGGACCTGCGCGGCCGCCTCATCGCGCCCACGCTCCATCCCGAGCAGGAGATCTACGTGTCCGAAGGGTTGCCACAGACGGCCCGCGTGATGGTCAAAGACGAGGACGTCTGCCTGCACTGCGGCCTTTGTGCCGAGCGCTGTCCGACCGCCGCCTGGGACATGATGAAGTTCGAGCTCTTCTACCCGCATGCTGCCACGAGCAGCGGATTGGCACACGCCGCCTCATGACCTCATCCAGCCCGGCTCCCGGCAGGGAGCTCCGCATCAACGACTTCGCGTTCAAGATCGGGACGGTCAACGGAACGGGCTCGGCCAGCGCCAATGGCCTGCTCATGCAGACGATCTTCCGCATGGGCATCCCGATCTCGGGAAAGAACGTATTCCCGTCCAACATCCAGGGCCTGCCCACCTGGTACGAGATCCGGGTCAACGGTCGGGGGCGCACGGCGCGCACTCCGCTCTTCGACCTGATCGTGGCCATGAACCCGGCCACGTACGCTCGGGACGTGGCCGAGGTGAGGAACGACGGCTGGCTGCTGCACGATTCCTCGTGGCCGATGGATCCCAGCCTGAAGCGGGAGGACGTGACCTTCCTGGGCATCCCCATCGGCAAGATGTGCGTCGAGCACTTCCAGGGTGCGCGCGAGCGCATCCTGATGAAGAACATCGTCTACACGGGGGCGCTGGCCGCGCTCTTCGACATGGACATGACGGTCATCCAGCACCTGCTGGAGGAGACCTTCGCCAAGAAGAAGGCGCTGCTGGACTCGAATTTCCTGGCTGTGCGCCTGGGCTACGAGTACGCCAAGGAGCACTTCGAGTGTCCGCTGCCCATCCGCCTGCAGCGGTTGGACGAGACCTCCGACCACATCATCATCGACGGCAACACGGCCGCGGCGCTGGGGTGCGTCTACGCGGGTGCGACGGTGGGCGCCTGGTATCCCATCACGCCCTCCACGTCGCTGATGGACGGCTTCACGCGCTTCTGCAGGCAGTTCCGCACCGATCCGGAGACCGGTGAGAAGAACTACGCCATCATCCAGGCCGAGGATGAGCTGTCCGCGGCAGGGATGGTGATCGGCGCCAACTGGGCGGGCGCACGGGCCTTCACGCCGACCAGCGGACCCGGCATCTCGTTGATGAGCGAGTTCATCGGCCTGGCCTACTACGCCGAGGTGCCCTCCGTCTTCTTCAACGTCCAGCGCACGGGGCCCTCCACCGGGATGCCCACGCGCACGCAACAGGGCGACCTGATGCTCTGTGCCTACGCGTCCCACGGGGACACCAAGCACATCGTGCTCTTCCCGGCCCATCCCGGTGAGAGCTTCGAGATGGCCGTGGCCTCCTTCGATCTGGCCGAGCGCTACCAAACCCCGGTGTTCGTGGTCCAGGACCTGGATATCGGCATGAACGACTGGATGGTGCCGCGCTTCCGCTGGGACGACAGCTACCGGCCCGATCGCGGCAAGGTGCTGAACGCCGAGGAGCTGGAGGCCGCCCAGAACTTCTACCGCTATCTGGACGTGGATGGGGACGGCATTCCCTACCGCACCCTGCCCGGTGTCCACCCCAAGGGGGCGTACTTCACGCGTGGCTCGGGGCACGACAAATACGGCCGCTACACCGAGGACTCGGACGCCTACGTCGAGGTGGTGGATCGCCTGCGCCGCAAGGTGGAGGGGGCGGCCGAGGCGCTGCCGGCACCCCTGGTCGATCACCGGGAAGGCCCGGGGAAGGCCCGCTACGGGATCGTCTCGATCGGAGCCTGCGATGGTGCCGCCCGGGAGGCCCTGGACCAGCTGCGCGCCGAGGGGATGTCCGTCGACTACATGCGGATCCGCGGCTTCCCCTTTGCCGCTTCGGTGGAGGAGTTCCTGCACGCGCACGAGGTCAACTTCATTGTCGAGCAGAACCGGGACGCGCAGCTGCGCTCCCTGCTGCTGCTGGAGACCGAGACGCCCCGTTCCAAGTTGGTCTCGGTACGGTACTACGGCGGACTGCCCATGAGCTGCCACCACGTCGTGGACGGCATCCACCGGCACTTCTATGGGGACGAAGCCATCGAGCCCCTTCCGATCGGCGGGTCGCGAGGAGTCGCATAGTCCATGACCTACATCACCAAGCCCAAGGTCCATCACCCGAAGCTGGAGCGGAACGAGCTCGGGCTGACCCGGCGGGACTATGAAGGCACCATCTCCACGCTGTGCGCGGGGTGTGGCCACGACTCCATCACGGCCGCCATCGTGCAATCCTTCTACGAGCTGAGCATTCCGCCGCACCGCGTGGCCAAGCTCTCGGGCATCGGGTGCTCCGCCAAGACGCCGGCCTACTTCGTCAAGGAAGCGCACGGCTTCAACAGCGTGCATGGCCGCATGCCGTCGGTAGCCACTGGCGCCATCGCCGCCAACCGGGATCTGGTCTACATCGGTATCTCCGGGGACGGGGACTCGTTGTCCATCGGATTGGGGCAGTTCTGTCACGCCATCCGCCGCGGCATCGACATGCTCTACGTGCTGGAGAACAACGGCGTCTACGGCCTCACCAAGGGTCAGTTTTCGGCCTCCGCGGACATCGGCACCAAATCCAAGCGCGGAGAGGCCAACACGCAGTCGCCTATCGACCCCGTGTTGGTGGCCATGCAACTGGGCGCCACCTACGTGGCCCGAGGCTTCTCCGGCGACAAGGCGCAGCTGGTCCCTCTGCTCAAGGCGGGCCTGAGCCACCAGGGCTTCGCCTTCATCGATGTGATCTCGCCCTGCGTGACCTTCAACGACCACGTCGGGTCCACCAAGAGCTACCGCTACACGCGCGAACACCTGCACGACCTGGTGCCGGTCGACTTCGTGCCGCTCAAGAGCAGCATCGAGAAGGAGCAGCAGGACGCGGGTGTGACGGAGATCGCCATGCACGACGGCAGCATCGTGCGCTTCCGCAAGGTGGGCGACGACTACGACCCCACCGATCGCGTGAAAGCCATGGGACGCTACGAGGAGCTCACGGCTGCGGGAGAGGTGGTCACCGGACTGCTGTACGTGAATACGGAGGGCGACGACTTCCACGCCCAGAACCACACCACTGCCGCACCCCTGGTGGACCTCCCCTACGAGAAGCTCTGCCCGGGAAGCGCGGCGCTCGACCGCCTGATGGAGAACTACCGCTGACGCCCGACCAGTCCATCGCGTTCGCCCAGGCGGACGCGTTCACCGACGTGCCCTTCGCGGGCAACCCGGCCGCCGTGTGCCTGCCGGAGGGGCCGCTCCCCGCGGGGCTGATGCAGAGCATCGCCGCCGAGATGAACCTCTCGGAGACCGCTTTCCCCGAGCCTCCGAACCCGGAAGGCGTGCGTCGCCTGCGCTGGTTCACACCCGCCCTGGAAGTGGACCTGTGCGGGCACGCCACCCTGGCCGCGGCGCACGTGCTGTACGAGCGGGGCGCCGCGGCGCCGCTGGTGTTCGAGACCCGCAGCGGGCGGCTCACCGTGCACCGGGAACCGGACGGCCAGCTGCGCATGGACTTCCCCGCGGTACCCACCGAGAAAGCCGCCGCTCCGGCCGGTCTCCTGGAGGCGTTGGGGGTGCCCGCTGCCACGGCCACGGCGCGCGGTCCGGCCGGCCAGTACTGGTTGGTGGAGGTGGAGCGCGAAGCGCAGGTCCGGGCCCTGAAGCCCGACTACAGCGCGCTGGCGCGACTCGATCTGGGCGGACGCATCGGCGTGGCGGTCACGGCACCGGGGAACGAGGTGGACTTCGTATCGCGGTTCTTCGCGCCCTGGGCCGGCATCGACGAGGACCCCGTCACCGGCTCCGCGCATTGCATGATGGCACCGTGGTGGGCGGAGCGGCTGGGGAAGGGCACGATGAGCGCCCGCCAGATCTCCCCGCGCGGGGGCTCCCTGGAGGTGCGCGCACTGGGAGAGCGCGTGCACCTGGTGGGTCGTGCCGTCACTGTGGCGGAGGGGAAGCTCCGCGTGCGTTGACCGCGAACTCGGGCCTTCCGGGCCGCTACTCTACCCGGTTCAGATCGTAGCGCATGATGCGTGCGTGGGGGCTGTCCGCCTCACGCTCCAGCCCGAAGCAATCCCCGGTCAGGGTGCCCAGCTCCTGCAGCAAGGCCTCCAGCTCCATCCAGTCTTCCGCCCTGGTCCGGAGCGTGAGTGCGCCCTGACACTCCCGGATCCGGTGCGGGCGACTCATGCCCACGATCACGGAGGCGGATTCGGCGCGGTCGAGCACCCACTTGAGAGCGACCTGGGCGAGGGTGGCACCGTGCCGGTCCGCGACCCGCCGCAGCAGGTCGAGGATAGACTGGAAGGCGTCCCACCCGCCCAACTCCTCGATGACCAGCCGGTACTTGGTGAGCGAGCGGTTGGGTAGCGCACGCGCAGCCGCGAGGCCACCCGCTGCCGGATCGGGCCGCCCCAGCCAGGCGTCGGTGAGGAAGCCACCGGCCAGCGTGCCGTAGCACAACAGGCGCACATCCTGCGCCTCCGCCCAGGCGGTCATGCCGCGCTCCGGTCTCCGGTCGAGCGGCGAGTACTGCACCTGGTGGGCAACCAGGGGAACGTCGGCGGCCACGATACGCTCGAGATGCGGCACATCGAAGTTGGTCGCGCCCACATGTTCGATCTTGCCCGCCCGTCGCTGCTCGTCCAACCAGCCTGCGACCTGTTCGACGCCGGGCACCTCGTAGTCCCACCAGGCCAGTTGCACCAGGTCGAGCCGTTCCACGCCGAGCCTCGTGAGGGAGCGATCCACGATGCGCTCCACATAGCCGCGATCGACATGCGCCAGGGCCGAGCGGTCCGGAACCAGCTTGGTGTGGAAGCGCAGCGCCCGCCCCACCTCGGAGCCCATCCGCTGGTGGGTGCGCCGGCGCACCTCACCCAGAAGCTCCTCGACGCCCGTGTAGATGTCGGCACAATCGAAGGTGGTCACGCCGTAGGCGATCACCTCCAGGAACTCGTCGAGTGCCTCCGCTCCGGCGGGCCCATTCGCGTGGTGCCCCTCTGAAAGCTGCCAGGCGCCGACGATGAGCGGAGGCGGCGTGAACGGAGGCACAGGCTGGCTCACGCAGGATCCAGGGGCACTCTGGTGACCTCGGCGTGACGAAACGTGCGCCGGGCCGTGCGCATGATGCGGAAACGCGCACCGCAGTGCGGGTCCGGACACGCGATCTCGGTGTCGGTGGTCATCCAGTCGTGGGGGTGCGTATCGCGCTGCTTGGCCGGAAGCAGCGGCAGCAAGGCCGCCAGGGGGTAGAGGGGGAAGGACTGGCCGGGCGGCAGGCTCAGGTTCTCTCCCGAAAGCTCGAAGAAATCACCGGGATGGTGATTGCACACCATGTCTTCGGGCTTCCCCACCACCTCCACGCGCAGATCCCAGAGCTCGAACTCGTCGCCCGTCGGTTTCATTCCGTCTTCCTTCCCGAAGTGCATTGCGTCATCCTGCTTCTGAGCACCGGCGCATCGATCGCTGGATCCGCCCCCGCGGGGTACCCGACCACCGGGGCCGCCCGCTAGGTTGCCGCCGGACGGCCGCCCGATTCCGCTTCACCTACAGGGTCGCCGTCAGCACCAGCAGCGGCCTCGTCCGGCGCCCCGCGGGCGCATCATCTTTCCGCCCCTCGCTCCCGGGAGCAAATGAGCACAGCGCGCGTCACGTTCCTGGGTGGTCGTGCGGGCGCGTTGCTTCCTCTGCTGACCTTCCTGGCCGGCGTGGCCTGGCTCGGTCTGTCGGGTGCTCCCGACGAGCGGGGGTTCTGGCCGGTCCTCGTGCTGGCGCTCGCGGTGGGAACGCTGCTGGCCCGCGACCGCGAGGCCTACGGCTCCGCCGTGCTCGGTGGGATGGCCCGCCCATTGGTGATGGTGATGGTGCTGGCCTGGCTGCTCGCCGGCGTGCTGGGTTCGCTCATCAATGCCAGTGGCTTCGTCGAGGCACTGGCGGGCCTGGCCGCCGACGCGCACGTCCGCGGTGGACGGTTCGCGCTCGCCGCGTTCCTCATCGCAGCCGCGGTCTCGACCGCCACCGGGACCAGCCTGGGCACCCTGCTGGTGTGTGCTCCCCTGCTGCACCCTACGGGCGTCGGGTTGGGCGCGGATCCGGCGGTGCTGATCGGCGCCCTCCTGGGGGGCGCCACCTTCGGCGACAACGTCTCTCCGCTGTCGGACACCACCATCGCGTCGGCTACCACGCAGGGTGCGGAGATCGGTGCCGTGGTGCGCTCCCGGCTTCGCTACGCGCTACCGGCGGCAGCGGTGGCGGGCCTGGGCTTTCTGCTCACCGGCACCGATGCCATCGCCACCGGGGCGGGACCTGCGGCGGCCAGCGCCACGCGTCTGCCGCTCTGGGCCGGACTGGGGCCTGGTCTGGTGGTGGTGCTGCTGCTGCGCGGACGCACGCTGCTCGAGGGTCTGCTGGCTGGATGCGCGGCCACCGCGCTGCTGGGGCTGGGGCTCGGCCTGATCACGCCGGCGGACCTCCTTTCCATCGACCATGACGCGTTCCTTGCCCGCGGCCTGGTGCTGAGCGGAATGGAGCGCGCCACCGGGATCGTGATCTTCACACTGCTGCTCATGGGCCTGATCGGCGGCGTCGAGAGCAGTGGTCTCCTGGACAATCTGGTGGCCTGGACCCGCAAGCGGGCCACAACGGCAGCCCGTGCGGAATGGGCCATCTTCGCGGCCGTGTCGGGAGCCGTGCTTCTCACCACGCACTCCGTGGTGGCCATCCTGTCCACCGGTCCGCTGGCGCGCGAGGTGGGCGCGGAGCGAGGGCTCCCGGCCACCCGTCGCGCCAACGTGCTCGACATCACGGTCTGCACATACCCGTTCCTGCTCCCGTTCTTCATCCCCACCATCCTGGCCTCCAGCCTGACCGGAGGCGGGGCCGCCGCCGCCCGGGTGGCGCCGCTCGCCGCAGGCCTCCACAACCTGCACTCGTGGGCGCTCCTCGCGGTGCTGCTCTTCGCGCTGGCCACCGGCTGGGCGCGGAGCGAGGACGGGTCCCCGGAGAGAGCGGACGGAACCGGGCTAGGGAGCCCGGGAGGTGGTGCGGACGAGGGCACCGCGGTGTAAGACGCCGCGCGGCCAGGCCGTAGGATTCGGGCCCAGCAGGTTCGTAGCAGTGGGTGCCTTACCCAATCTGTCAGCCTTGGATGTCTCCGTGCTCGATCTCTTGAAGTGCTCGACGTATCGGGCCGCGCTGTTGGTTCTCCTGG
Protein-coding regions in this window:
- a CDS encoding aldo/keto reductase; its protein translation is MSQPVPPFTPPPLIVGAWQLSEGHHANGPAGAEALDEFLEVIAYGVTTFDCADIYTGVEELLGEVRRRTHQRMGSEVGRALRFHTKLVPDRSALAHVDRGYVERIVDRSLTRLGVERLDLVQLAWWDYEVPGVEQVAGWLDEQRRAGKIEHVGATNFDVPHLERIVAADVPLVAHQVQYSPLDRRPERGMTAWAEAQDVRLLCYGTLAGGFLTDAWLGRPDPAAGGLAAARALPNRSLTKYRLVIEELGGWDAFQSILDLLRRVADRHGATLAQVALKWVLDRAESASVIVGMSRPHRIRECQGALTLRTRAEDWMELEALLQELGTLTGDCFGLEREADSPHARIMRYDLNRVE
- the mutY gene encoding A/G-specific adenine glycosylase, with product MNGSEPLAPLRRALLAFYDATRRELPWRGTDDPYRVWVSEIMLQQTRVETVIPYFERWLERFPTLSSLAAADVDDVLPIWKGLGYYSRARNLHRAAQAVRDRHGGVIPRDAVALRDLPGVGRYTAGAVASIAFGVPEPVVDGNVRRVLSRLFDLEAPDESELWAAAEALLDRRRPGDFNQALMELGATVCTPRAPSCDACPLAFRCAALERGTVALRPPPRKRGPVPHLHYLSLVVWTDEGRTVLVQRPDEGLLARMWEFPAREMVAVPERCRSALPAVDHQFSHLKATYHPLLVQLERPEVDPRAVLAGLGHSAASARWVTLAEAEGLALPVAQQKIARSVAEHMRNR
- a CDS encoding FAD-dependent oxidoreductase; this encodes MKPTDVLSDPSYYHKVVDCQWACPAHTNVPEYIRLIAQGRFTDSYWLNRASNVFPGILGRTCDRPCEPACRRTRVDGKPVAICRLKRVAADHRDPGDDRRLPVPAVKNGKRIALVGAGPASLTVCNDLMPLGYECTVYEKLSRPGGLMRINIPSFRLPPEVLDSEIDLILDMGVDVRYETPIDSMKALLEEGYDAVFVGSGAPKGKELELPGRQEGAANIHIGIEWLANVHFQHIDRIGSRVLVIGVGNTAMDCCRSAKRLGGTDVKVMARRGRRQFKASPWELEDAEEEQVEIIENHSPKRFVIENGRLTGMEFEVVEWVKGDDGRTRMNVLDTVIIPADDVILAIGQDNAFPWIERDIGIEFGDWDMPVVDRTTFMCSRPGVFFGGDAAWGPENIIWAVEHGHQAAISIHQYCEGLSLTDRPPQGMNLYSTKMGMHEWTYSNNYDPAARAKMVHADLQARFQEMDLEVELGFNAEQTAHEVQRCLNCDIQTHFTASLCIECDACLDICPTNCLTITWNGEEEDLRGRLIAPTLHPEQEIYVSEGLPQTARVMVKDEDVCLHCGLCAERCPTAAWDMMKFELFYPHAATSSGLAHAAS
- a CDS encoding 2-oxoacid:ferredoxin oxidoreductase subunit beta is translated as MTYITKPKVHHPKLERNELGLTRRDYEGTISTLCAGCGHDSITAAIVQSFYELSIPPHRVAKLSGIGCSAKTPAYFVKEAHGFNSVHGRMPSVATGAIAANRDLVYIGISGDGDSLSIGLGQFCHAIRRGIDMLYVLENNGVYGLTKGQFSASADIGTKSKRGEANTQSPIDPVLVAMQLGATYVARGFSGDKAQLVPLLKAGLSHQGFAFIDVISPCVTFNDHVGSTKSYRYTREHLHDLVPVDFVPLKSSIEKEQQDAGVTEIAMHDGSIVRFRKVGDDYDPTDRVKAMGRYEELTAAGEVVTGLLYVNTEGDDFHAQNHTTAAPLVDLPYEKLCPGSAALDRLMENYR
- a CDS encoding VWA domain-containing protein, with amino-acid sequence MRYTTYTKFKGGWADALNIEALLEHMADFLLDAGFAGGPHFHPYWGWSGTEDTDSTDALKRALLEALLKSGQLTPEMLAELRGEGEGDEAVRQQIAQLLDDLVQRLVEEGFITLGDGEPRVPGATYDVTGQGNIDEAREAAMSVNFDLTAKGMDFLGYRSLRRLLSAIGNADSGQHETTDLSTGVEVDAASRPYEFGDTLNLDIPATLKSAIQREGMGIPLALDYSDLQVMQTERRSSCATVLMLDISHSMVLYGEDRFAPAKKVALALSHLIRTQFPGDSLRVLTFGDRAQEIPLSQLSKAQVGPYHTNTAEGLELARRILLAQKKDMRQIIMITDGKPSALTLADGRIYTNSGGLDPQILRRTFREVAACRKAGILINTFMLARDPALVQFVQRVSEIARGKAYFTTTMTLGQYLMMDFLKGKGRRVG
- a CDS encoding TIGR04076 family protein, producing MKPTGDEFELWDLRVEVVGKPEDMVCNHHPGDFFELSGENLSLPPGQSFPLYPLAALLPLLPAKQRDTHPHDWMTTDTEIACPDPHCGARFRIMRTARRTFRHAEVTRVPLDPA
- a CDS encoding PhzF family phenazine biosynthesis protein is translated as MAFAQADAFTDVPFAGNPAAVCLPEGPLPAGLMQSIAAEMNLSETAFPEPPNPEGVRRLRWFTPALEVDLCGHATLAAAHVLYERGAAAPLVFETRSGRLTVHREPDGQLRMDFPAVPTEKAAAPAGLLEALGVPAATATARGPAGQYWLVEVEREAQVRALKPDYSALARLDLGGRIGVAVTAPGNEVDFVSRFFAPWAGIDEDPVTGSAHCMMAPWWAERLGKGTMSARQISPRGGSLEVRALGERVHLVGRAVTVAEGKLRVR
- a CDS encoding tetratricopeptide repeat protein, whose translation is AGSDAHAWFLGMKPRCNTVEVETALRSSAPPQGWEGQGFAAACLALAGRTDDARERLAGLDADARWRAAGIVFDIGHPVADAGDDISAAPIMELVVEFWPNHYMALYHAGAARFELGQLAAARPYLESFLREYGVEDGWTGSARRMLEEMEP
- a CDS encoding 2-oxoacid:acceptor oxidoreductase subunit alpha — its product is MTSSSPAPGRELRINDFAFKIGTVNGTGSASANGLLMQTIFRMGIPISGKNVFPSNIQGLPTWYEIRVNGRGRTARTPLFDLIVAMNPATYARDVAEVRNDGWLLHDSSWPMDPSLKREDVTFLGIPIGKMCVEHFQGARERILMKNIVYTGALAALFDMDMTVIQHLLEETFAKKKALLDSNFLAVRLGYEYAKEHFECPLPIRLQRLDETSDHIIIDGNTAAALGCVYAGATVGAWYPITPSTSLMDGFTRFCRQFRTDPETGEKNYAIIQAEDELSAAGMVIGANWAGARAFTPTSGPGISLMSEFIGLAYYAEVPSVFFNVQRTGPSTGMPTRTQQGDLMLCAYASHGDTKHIVLFPAHPGESFEMAVASFDLAERYQTPVFVVQDLDIGMNDWMVPRFRWDDSYRPDRGKVLNAEELEAAQNFYRYLDVDGDGIPYRTLPGVHPKGAYFTRGSGHDKYGRYTEDSDAYVEVVDRLRRKVEGAAEALPAPLVDHREGPGKARYGIVSIGACDGAAREALDQLRAEGMSVDYMRIRGFPFAASVEEFLHAHEVNFIVEQNRDAQLRSLLLLETETPRSKLVSVRYYGGLPMSCHHVVDGIHRHFYGDEAIEPLPIGGSRGVA